A genome region from Leguminivora glycinivorella isolate SPB_JAAS2020 chromosome 13, LegGlyc_1.1, whole genome shotgun sequence includes the following:
- the LOC125232740 gene encoding uncharacterized protein LOC125232740 isoform X1, whose protein sequence is MIRDSESETDVDMQTSSQNESNVNIISNIKISGLSIFLNLGEVSDNEVVSISDLNSIDPVRLDQGTEDYPELLNKEKKPRKKRRRACRNLTLTQNLDSETDTQDFSPSDGSDFAPDSASRFSDDSMQFTIT, encoded by the exons ATGATTCGGGATTCTGAATCTGAAACTGATGTCGATATGCAG ACAAGTTCGCAAAATGAGAGCAACGTAAATATAATCTCTAATATAAAGATTTCAGGATTATCAATATTTCTAAATTTAGGCGAAGTTTCTGACAATGAAGTAGTCTCCATATCAGATTTAAATTCAATCGACCCTGTGCGCCTTGACcag GGGACAGAGGATTATCCGGAATTATTAAACAAAGAGAAGAAACCAAGAAAAAAGCGAAGAAGGGCATGTCGCAACTTAACTTTAACCCAAAACCTCGATTCCGAAACTGATACACAAGATTTTTCTCCCAGTGATGGCTCAGATTTTGCCCCGGATTCAGCCAGTCGATTTAGTGATGACTCAATGCAATTTACTATTACTTAG
- the LOC125232740 gene encoding uncharacterized protein LOC125232740 isoform X2, whose product MQISGLSIFLNLGEVSDNEVVSISDLNSIDPVRLDQGTEDYPELLNKEKKPRKKRRRACRNLTLTQNLDSETDTQDFSPSDGSDFAPDSASRFSDDSMQFTIT is encoded by the exons ATGCAG ATTTCAGGATTATCAATATTTCTAAATTTAGGCGAAGTTTCTGACAATGAAGTAGTCTCCATATCAGATTTAAATTCAATCGACCCTGTGCGCCTTGACcag GGGACAGAGGATTATCCGGAATTATTAAACAAAGAGAAGAAACCAAGAAAAAAGCGAAGAAGGGCATGTCGCAACTTAACTTTAACCCAAAACCTCGATTCCGAAACTGATACACAAGATTTTTCTCCCAGTGATGGCTCAGATTTTGCCCCGGATTCAGCCAGTCGATTTAGTGATGACTCAATGCAATTTACTATTACTTAG